The sequence TGATGAACTTGGGACCACTCTGTCAAGGAAGGAGATTTTTGAGGTTTTGGTGCTTGACCCAATGGAAGGGGCAATTGATGTGGACTGGAGAGATTTCTTCCCATATTTAAGATGGGTTCCTAATAAGAGCTGGGAAATGAAAATCCAGCAGATGCATTTTCGTAGGAAGGCAGTGATGGGTGCCCTCATCAAGGAGCAGAAGAAACGAATTGCTCTAGGGGAGGTAgtctttctttcccttcaatttCAGGTgcaaatttctttcaaaagcaTTATAGTCTTGTAACTTGGttcttatttggaataggAGGTAAATTGTTATCTCGATTTCTTATCATCCGAAAGCACACTCACGGATGAACAAATCAGAATGTTGATCTGGGAGACAATTGTTGAGACATCAGATACGACTATGGTCGCTACAGAATGGGCCATCTACGAACTTGCTAAGAATCCCAACTGCCAGGTTGTTTCAGTTGTTAATCTACATTCTTATCTCTAGATAATTGTTTCGTTTGTCCTTGTATTGATTCTCCTATAATCTGGTAGGATCTGCTCTATCGCCAAATTCAAAATGTATGTGGGTCTGAGAAGATCACAGAGGAACACCTGTCTAAACTGCCATACTTGAATGCTGTTTTCCATGAAACTATTAGAAAGTACAGTCCTGCTCCAGTTATACCTCTGCGTTATGTACATGAAGATACAGAATTAGGGGGATACTACATTCCTGCAGGAAGTGAGGTTTGTTAGTCTATCCTGGCCTTTTCTCTTCTCCTATAGATGTTGGTTCTCCATTTcaatttgtaattatattgTGCAGATtgcaattaatatttatggGTGCAACATGGACAAGAATCGATGGGTAAACCCTGAAGAGTGGAATCCTGAGAGATTTCTCAACGGAAACTATGATTCCGGGGACTTGCATAAGACAATGGCTTTTGGAGCCGGAAAGAGGGCTTGTGCAGGTGCTCTTCAAGCATTATTAATAGCCAGTACATCAATTGGCAGACTGGTGCAAGAATTTGAATGGGGACTGAAAGCTGGAGAGGAAGAAGATGTTGATATTGTTGGACTGACAACTCGCAAGCTTCATCCATTGCATCTCTCCATAAAGCCAAGAAGACTGTAAGGAGCAACCAGGGCTTTCTTCCATTTCTCTGTCTCGTGGAATATCCCAATTTATGTGAAATGCATGTGAACGATTTCCTGAACCAGTTTTAGGActgaaacaaaataatttgaagaagaattataaaatgcGGCCATTACAACAATTGATTTTCAAGATTCACATCTTCACTAGTCCAATTTTTTAGCATAATGGATATCATTAGTAAGAGAATTTTTGGCTGTTTCCATCTCGGCGCATGCCAACAAAAGCCTCACATGCATTCTTAAAACTacatttgaagaataaaataatataatttt is a genomic window of Ricinus communis isolate WT05 ecotype wild-type chromosome 2, ASM1957865v1, whole genome shotgun sequence containing:
- the LOC8260887 gene encoding ent-kaurene oxidase, chloroplastic, with translation MPTLIPFPIKRYYFQLYKVALSLNRLILKQQYSLLNLSLQPEQMDAVTPNILLNFQTMTYATPAAVGGLFFSMFVMKKLISNQKKRHARLPPVPEVPGWPVIGNLLQLKEKKPHKTFMRWAETYGPIYSIRTGASTIIVLNSTDVAKEAMVTRYSSISTRKLSKALVILTQDKCMVATSDYDEFHKMVKRYLLTNVLGANAQRRHRCHRDTLIKNISSRFHAHVKTNPEQTVNFRDIFESELFGLSLKEALGKDVQSIYVDELGTTLSRKEIFEVLVLDPMEGAIDVDWRDFFPYLRWVPNKSWEMKIQQMHFRRKAVMGALIKEQKKRIALGEEVNCYLDFLSSESTLTDEQIRMLIWETIVETSDTTMVATEWAIYELAKNPNCQDLLYRQIQNVCGSEKITEEHLSKLPYLNAVFHETIRKYSPAPVIPLRYVHEDTELGGYYIPAGSEIAINIYGCNMDKNRWVNPEEWNPERFLNGNYDSGDLHKTMAFGAGKRACAGALQALLIASTSIGRLVQEFEWGLKAGEEEDVDIVGLTTRKLHPLHLSIKPRRL